One window of Acropora palmata chromosome 1, jaAcrPala1.3, whole genome shotgun sequence genomic DNA carries:
- the LOC141897420 gene encoding galanin receptor 2b-like, with protein sequence MKEHNTCVDTPRSRLIAYKNALFNVNCIFLAMGTIENILICLVLFKAYKVRAPHRPVLKLSNFFLLQLAITDLVFRAVNFFRRVLAKRRIELDLFACKIAIFSSFTCAAVNFVLLAGIAVDRYARILFPIRTLGVKPKKSLITLFIWIYALASCSGFIFSATVSNERVPAPRHLQRTSSSPRNYTKIDEGDPPPGHCIPGNVRSSSRTIPFSFYFSFAFVVPLLAIIFSYTTIIISLWRKAKAIDLRNRSRARAQLRTMKIFAIIVLSFLFSWAPLMILDMITSYPKKLGRINIGILPVRPLFDCITQTSSIFNPIIYAFGDPNFRRTFQRLFRLAKSNGANINQVSPVNVQKVDGVYQFQMTEQNAKQLRRK encoded by the coding sequence ATGAAGGAACACAACACGTGCGTTGATACACCTAGAAGCAGGCTTATTGCGTACAAAAACGCACTTTTCAACGTCAACTGCATCTTCCTTGCCATGGGCACGATTGAAAACATTCTTATATGCTTGGTTTTATTCAAGGCCTACAAAGTCAGAGCCCCTCATCGGCCGGTGTTGAAGCTGTCAAATTTCTTTCTCCTGCAGTTGGCCATCACAGACTTAGTCTTCAGAGCTGTCAATTTCTTTCGCCGGGTGTTAGCGAAACGTCGCATAGAATTAGACTTATTTGCATGCAAGATAGCCATATTTTCCTCCTTCACTTGTGCTGCGGTTAATTTCGTTCTTCTCGCGGGGATTGCAGTTGATCGGTACGCTCGTATTCTGTTTCCAATCCGGACTCTCGGCGTTAAACCTAAGAAATCTTTGATCACGCTTTTTATCTGGATTTATGCTTTGGCAAGTTGTTCTGGTTTCATCTTTAGTGCAACAGTCTCCAATGAACGCGTGCCCGCCCCAAGACATCTGCAAAGAACAAGTTCTTCCCCAAGAAATTATACCAAAATCGATGAGGGAGACCCTCCTCCCGGACATTGCATCCCAGGAAATGTCCGCAGCTCGAGTCGGACGattcctttctctttttacTTTTCCTTCGCGTTTGTGGTGCCACTTTTGGCAATCATATTTTCCTACACCAcgataattatttctctttggCGAAAGGCGAAGGCAATTGATCTGAGAAACAGAAGTAGAGCGAGGGCACAATTACGAACCATGAAAATATTCGCCATAATTGTCCTCAGTTTTCTCTTCAGCTGGGCACCGCTGATGATTCTCGACATGATAACATCTTACCCCAAAAAACTCGGTAGGATAAATATCGGGATATTACCTGTAAGACCTTTATTTGACTGCATCACACAAACCAGTTCGATATTTAATCCGATCATCTACGCATTCGGCGATCCTAACTTCAGAAGAACCTTTCAGCGGCTGTTTCGTCTAGCGAAGAGCAATGGTGCAAATATTAACCAAGTTTCTCCTGTTAATGTGCAGAAGGTGGATGGCGTTTAtcaatttcaaatgactgaacaaaatgcaaaacaattgcGAAGGAAATAA